The DNA window aatacatgtttttaaatcaCACTTACTTTATGAATCAGGAcctaattaaaataagaaaatactaaCAGGCAAAAAGGACAAAAGTCCTTAGAATCATATTATCATTTTGGAGATGGTAGggcaaaaatgaaagcaaagaggatcctaagtaaaatatttctctggaaaaataaGTAAACTACTAAAAGCCCAGGTCACCACCAAACAACAACACAGATGTGAAGGAActgtgagaaaagaaatttcttctaGAACAGTCGATACTTCTGCATTATAGAAAGAAGTTCTAAGGAAAACAACTCTTTCacagaatttttgcttttttttacaAACATAATAATTCTGGAACACTACAGCAAAGACATACAGCATATTTAAGGTGTAAGACCACTAAGCCACACTATACCTTCTTTAAGTAGGCTATAGCAGAAAAGGCGAGCTCTTTCCAAATCTCCCAACTGTTGACAAATTCCTGCATAGACTCGACACAGAGCCTGACTGAAGTTGTAATTTGTGGCATTCTTCTGACCCTTGAGTTTATTGAGAATAACATGCAGCAAGGACTCTGCTAAATGCTATAAGacacaaaaaatattgttaGACTCTTGTATACTTAAGGATATTGACAATATTGTAATAGTATGACAAATAGAAAGGACTACTATcttatttgcaaaaatattttttgcatatatatgaaaatgcagaaaactaaATCAGAAGCaacaagtgaaagaaaaaggagtgaGGAGCAACTTCCTGGAATAAACATGCCTTAAACAGATCCAGAATAGGGCTGCTATTCTTTAAATATAAACTGTTTAGTTAtgtgatttaaaacaaagaacaagGAGAGGAATAATAACAGGTAGAGGGAATGAGGAGAAGAATAATGACAGGTAGAAGATAATAACCTAATCAAAGCAAATGCAGCATCCTGACTTAGGTACTCCAGAGCTGCCACAGGAAGACAAACAGCCCGCTGTCCAGGTGTGAGGCTTACTAGATTTGTTAACAGCAGTCTCTCCCTAGACCACCTTATGTACTGCAGGAGGTGGGGATGAGATATTCCTGCCTACAGTAACATGGGACTCAATATGAGATGCAAGGAAAGAGAATATTGGGATTGCACACACCTTACTACAGGATGTTTAGAGGGAGAGCTAAAAGTAGGGAGTACAATGAGATGCTTAGGAGCCAAGTGCTGGAGAATACACTGTTCAGACTGGGTACCTGCAGACACAAGGTAGTTGTGAGGAACCAGGAGGTCCAAGCCAGCCACCTGAATGACCCAGGAGTCTAAGAGTCAGACACATCTGGACCAGCTACTGGAAGAATACATATGTGCTTCTGAGTCTCTAAGTTTGCCAGAGCACAAGACAAGTGTGAAGAACAGAAGCCACCTACTAGTTATATTGAGTGCCTACTGTTAGCTACTGGAGGAATCCAGACTgcctgtatatatatatacatgtatgtattGTCCACTACCAGGTTTTCATTCCAATTAGTCAGAAAAGGGAATAAGATTAGCTGCATGTTATGTGCATGTGTGCCTATTTGGAGTACATATCTGGCCCTTCTACTGGCTGGACCTGGAAACATAAAGCTGCCATAGCCTTGCTTCTAAGAAGTTACAGATTTGGCAACTCGTAACAAGGATGACCTGAGATCTTGGTAGCAACTTCTAAGGAGAACTTTATGAACAAAAAATGTAACAGGACAAAATGCTGCCATGTATCAGTTGGTGAATTGCTCTGCTGTAGGCTAGAAATTATCTATGAGAAAAATGGCAACTGAAATTTTTCAGCACTGATGCTAAGCAAGTTCTGGGAAACAAACTATGGGAAgatttttccaataaaattaatttgaataaCCTCATGTAGAAtaataaaggtattttattatttattattattcaatGAATTTTATcttattgaattaaaaaaaaataattttggaggAACTCCTTCCACTCCACTCCATCCACTacaaaaaaatgctgcaaaaataaaGTGGATTATGCATACATTAGAAAAGCATATGTACTACACCCTGAGATTAGGTCAGTTGGTTAGATTATGGTGTTAATAATGCCATGGTTATGGGTTCGATCCCTGTACACTTAAGAGTTGGCCtctatgatccttgtgggtcccttccatcaCAGAATATTATGTGATTCTGTACTTATAAATGCACTTTTGCATCTTGGACACCACTGAACAATAATTTCTTATGCAGTTCTATATTTTCTTATGTTATACAAATTGAGATGTCTAATAACCTTTCAAGACTATACTCTGGCACTACAGATTGCCAGAACAATTGAGAATTCAAATACTACATACTTACACTCTTCATCTGCACAGAAGTGATTATTAAaccataaaatttaaaattatgctaCTTACCTTGTTTTTTATACCAAATTCATAGACaacttctttctcttcatttctcaTTATCGGAATCTTTGAGATATTGCCAACATACACGTGTCCTTTAATAACTGGTAACAAGTCAAAACAGGACTCAGCAACTTTCTTTAATGCCAAAGAAACTTTCTGGCAGTCAGGATCAATAACCTTCTTTACTGGTAGTGATGCTTCTAAACTGGAGCTGTGTGATGAATCGCTAATTTCACTTCTTTTACCATGGAAAgccttctgcatttcagagattgtatttttagtatttctgaCAGCAGCAGTATCATTGGGCTCCAGCTTTGGTGGTTCACTGTCCAACCTCAATCTCTTGGCACTTCTTGGCATAGATACCTGCAATAGTGTCCTTTTTTCAAGATGATTTGATGAATTTGAAAACAATTGCTGATTTTGCACATCTTTGTCTTCATCTTTGCTACTATCAGATTTCAAATTGCTCCCAGTTTTAACAAAAGCAGTTGATGTAGATGCAATTGCTTTGAATCCGCGTATTTGAGACACAGGTCCTGGCAAATTTTGGCTTTCTGACAAAGCACATCGGTTAAGTTGAATATTGCCTTTCAGAATGTTTAGTGTCCTTGCCCTTGCAGACAGCTCTGGATACATAGTGTCCAATATTTTCACAGAGTTCTCTTGAGGAGTACCTGGACTAGCACTATCAGTTGCAAACAGAGGAAATCTTCCTGGAACGGGAAGTGCGTGCTTTGGAATGGAAGTACAAAATTTCAAAGGTGAGGAACAAATCCTTCTACCTACTGCCACTTCTGAgggtgagggaggagaaaataaaagagcagaTTTTACTGTTGGAGTATCTGTTAATGGAGAAATGAGAGGAAGAACAGGAGTGTCATGTAGTGGGGATATCAGGTCATCAAGAGGGGAGAGCAAAGAGGATTGACCTGTAGAAGACATTACTGGGGACATGATACCAGCAGTTTTAGGAGGAGTGGCAATCAAAGGCAGTAGCAAGGGGGGCAGAGGAGGACCTATCTCTTGcctaattttatttatcatcTCAGATGAGCATTTTGTTGGCATAGAAGTATCAGCATTTGCAAGAACTGGCTTAGTAACTTCGAGAgtctttgttcttcttttacttttaaacAGTCTCTTTGATAGCTTGGTATGCATTACTTGGGCAGCTGTTTTGATAGAAACAGTAGAGATTTCAGATGGTTCTTGCTCTTGGCACTTAAATTTACTGCTCTTTTTGAGAGCACAAGAATCTGATTCCAACATGCATAACTTCTCAAATACTGTCTTTCGTGGCTCAGAGGGCTGCCTAACTGTTTGACAACTGCACTTAACATCAGATAGGGCTGGATTTGGAAGATACTtgaggaaaattttttttctactactACTATCTATGATAACATCAGTGTTGTTTTCTCTTATGTTGCAAGAGGCGTGATTATTATTATATTCTTCAAACACTGAGACCCCCATATCAACACTGCGTAGTAGACCTTGTTCCACATTTGACTGCAGTTTTGCAGAATCATTTCCTTCTAAGAAATTGCCAAGTGCTAACACTCTTGTATTTAATTTACCGGTTTTTACAGTCAGCCTGCAATTTTCTGAGAATCTGGTTAACATCTTGCATAGTGGTAACCTATTTTTTGAAGCACTTGGCATCACAGGGCTTTCTTTTGATGTCCCAGCTTTTAAAAGACTTTCCTCACTGTCATTGATGCATCCAGCAATGTTAGAATCTATGAGTTCATTATCACCCTCAGTATTTTCAGAGGTTACTAATATAAACTCCCTTTTCCAAGAGGCTGAGTCTCTAGCATAACCCTCCTCAGTCACACTTGACCACTCATTTGCAGTATCTCCAGAGCTGTTTAGTTCACAGCATGTATCTATATCCACCATAGTGCCTGCTTTTAGATGActaactgtaaaaatatttcctgggtGCATCACTGAATGAAGTTCACACAGTTCGTAATCAGCATCAACAACTGCACCAGTTTCCAGACCACCCACTGCAATTCTCTTGGAAGCTCTCAGTTCCTTTCTGAACATGGGACCACATTTAGAACATTTCACATACCTAACTTTTTGTATAGAACAGTCTTTCTCTTCAGAGTAATTGCTCTGCTCTGACATATCAAAATCATTTTTACACCTTTTAAGGGCATTTTCCCCAGATCCCTCAGAACTATTCAGTTCTTTGCTTTCTCCCCCAGCTAACAGTGAACCAGTTCTAGAAGGATCTGTTCTAACCTCCCGTGTAGAAGTCCTGCATCCTGATTCTTGACAATCAAacttttggaagagaaaagcatTCTTCTTATAAGAGTTTGCATCCAATATCTGTGATTTAACAGATGCCTGAGGTTCTTTATCTACTGTTTGCTCCTTATCTGGAATTTTCACTTCGTTTTTGTGTACATATCCCCTCTCAGGGCAGCCCAGTTCTTTGCACATGTTGCCTTTTTCAGCAGACAGGATCTCAGCACTCTCTTCCAAGCTTTCTGAAGAACAGTTAAATGTACTACCCATAACACAATTTGTATCTCCCTTGTTTTCCCATGTACAGGAAAAAGCAGCCTTCCCTGTGACATTAGTttcaacaaaaccaacaacttTCAGAAGACTGAAATTTAGATCAGGAGGCCTTGTGGATTCCAAGCCAATTCCTACTTGCACAAGAGAATCTGTTTCTTCATTACTTATACAGTGATTCTTCAAGTCCTCTTGAGTAGAAAAAGCCAAGCCACTTTTATAATCCATTTCCGAAGAAGGCTGGCAGATGATccctgaaaaattatttttcttcacgTCATTATTTTCAGAGTTAAATGAACTGGAGCAAGTCTCAGTCACCATATTTAATTCCCCTTTTATTTCAtcacatttaatattttcagttatcAAGAACTGATTGAGAGGTTTTGCAAACTGTGCCTGAGAAG is part of the Chiroxiphia lanceolata isolate bChiLan1 chromosome 1, bChiLan1.pri, whole genome shotgun sequence genome and encodes:
- the ICE1 gene encoding little elongation complex subunit 1 isoform X3 yields the protein MLQKILPLEKCQEELGSLKAELEEKKSSLKIYRESQLEYVKIKEEIVNSDAMRKKLEIKVKKLEEAATKHTQEFRQLKTEKKRLEKELKKAQGKLDGVFKEKCRKVKHAETQSSSEDLKTDIDKVKVKLLLEELWMCIDSATGKRENEENHPVLASLQDKTWSEKRRLTVTEDTLQIHQKIRKCDGKTLPWYSSVESAVKQNSVTAMQLQASTEPFGDDCVENRTTEECLHSSEDKNVDVIIQTGGEHSTSGFSDQEQKGSGGNVMEILNWARPLPALLSPVQLSPLTTQDMLFGEVTCSSDEEGDCSASAAEDILQEDQVQPLSCNVVSLNEECNRQSKSCEHGLDAEISLNLSWNEKNICISPKMTSKEEREAEIKLAEAATLITNMETNKDRLEKNSENMEAENREEATAHKLEDIKEQKRDSENMYSEEGGSLANFMLQSSKPQNQMEKSSEQTKENVTLIRAVDNEGKHENHGELMKAERGGLLEERGSPRKVSVPQSVTHLPAEQCIVLQGEDSEEKSGMLMQNEVVENESKNVIKVTNMAGATEISAHSLCSEIKHDSEEILEKQHVQTAKDEVGRECEPETVKVSRHYLPISAIEGIRNLLSAFPKDEQLKSENMNVTRAPTIELAMKFNRGSVREISESSELLHSTENGKLVGIKKGGYMKSKPHQEENCSNLFQGKSDLESILALPKRACIIDAGSSVAKCESSVLDFTEMKGEIKHSENLYSTLECKQSKTQNFREFESQETQFKVNPEDFGEESSELLTRGDSIDSILVESNLTSQAQFAKPLNQFLITENIKCDEIKGELNMVTETCSSSFNSENNDVKKNNFSGIICQPSSEMDYKSGLAFSTQEDLKNHCISNEETDSLVQVGIGLESTRPPDLNFSLLKVVGFVETNVTGKAAFSCTWENKGDTNCVMGSTFNCSSESLEESAEILSAEKGNMCKELGCPERGYVHKNEVKIPDKEQTVDKEPQASVKSQILDANSYKKNAFLFQKFDCQESGCRTSTREVRTDPSRTGSLLAGGESKELNSSEGSGENALKRCKNDFDMSEQSNYSEEKDCSIQKVRYVKCSKCGPMFRKELRASKRIAVGGLETGAVVDADYELCELHSVMHPGNIFTVSHLKAGTMVDIDTCCELNSSGDTANEWSSVTEEGYARDSASWKREFILVTSENTEGDNELIDSNIAGCINDSEESLLKAGTSKESPVMPSASKNRLPLCKMLTRFSENCRLTVKTGKLNTRVLALGNFLEGNDSAKLQSNVEQGLLRSVDMGVSVFEEYNNNHASCNIRENNTDVIIDSSSRKKIFLKYLPNPALSDVKCSCQTVRQPSEPRKTVFEKLCMLESDSCALKKSSKFKCQEQEPSEISTVSIKTAAQVMHTKLSKRLFKSKRRTKTLEVTKPVLANADTSMPTKCSSEMINKIRQEIGPPLPPLLLPLIATPPKTAGIMSPVMSSTGQSSLLSPLDDLISPLHDTPVLPLISPLTDTPTVKSALLFSPPSPSEVAVGRRICSSPLKFCTSIPKHALPVPGRFPLFATDSASPGTPQENSVKILDTMYPELSARARTLNILKGNIQLNRCALSESQNLPGPVSQIRGFKAIASTSTAFVKTGSNLKSDSSKDEDKDVQNQQLFSNSSNHLEKRTLLQVSMPRSAKRLRLDSEPPKLEPNDTAAVRNTKNTISEMQKAFHGKRSEISDSSHSSSLEASLPVKKVIDPDCQKVSLALKKVAESCFDLLPVIKGHVYVGNISKIPIMRNEEKEVVYEFGIKNKHLAESLLHVILNKLKGQKNATNYNFSQALCRVYAGICQQLGDLERARLFCYSLLKEDFPDSEKMILFITNVWPDILVSQGAVNKAMQLVVRQSASNEMLACLSAYLSWEQSSSLDAGIMVSNLLLEMQSCTKVEFQLSEHYGEDLSEDAWQYIFAVDLLCSHLKWDWTHDNVISKVLWPSMDNWVKKRKGQETAQSIRDSVIALTLRLIGRLGQIGLKEGYLAAVKNISSVIGLFVQHAKEEGVPWGVQLAAIYSLCDLSSSNPEGIVEAIHAWRATVLNNIPSAVISGIAEITSLCEMELY
- the ICE1 gene encoding little elongation complex subunit 1 isoform X4, whose protein sequence is MRKKLEIKVKKLEEAATKHTQEFRQLKTEKKRLEKELKKAQGKLDGVFKEKCRKVKHAETQSSSEDLKTDIDKVKVKLLLEELWMCIDSATGKRENEENHPVLASLQDKTWSEKRRLTVTEDTLQIHQKIRKCDGKTLPWYSSVESAVKQNSVTAMQLQASTEPFGDDCVENRTTEECLHSSEDKNVDVIIQTGGEHSTSGFSDQEQKGSGGNVMEILNWARPLPALLSPVQLSPLTTQDMLFGEVTCSSDEEGDCSASAAEDILQEDQVQPLSCNVVSLNEECNRQSKSCEHGLDAEISLNLSWNEKNICISPKMTSKEEREAEIKLAEAATLITNMETNKDRLEKNSENMEAENREEATAHKLEDIKEQKRDSENMYSEEGGSLANFMLQSSKPQNQMEKSSEQTKENVTLIRAVDNEGKHENHGELMKAERGGLLEERGSPRKVSVPQSVTHLPAEQCIVLQGEDSEEKSGMLMQNEVVENESKNVIKVTNMAGATEISAHSLCSEIKHDSEEILEKQHVQTAKDEVGRECEPETVKVSRHYLPISAIEGIRNLLSAFPKDEQLKSENMNVTRAPTIELAMKFNRGSVREISESSELLHSTENGKLVGIKKGGYMKSKPHQEENCSNLFQGKSDLESILALPKRACIIDAGSSVAKCESSVLDFTEMKGEIKHSENLYSTLECKQSKTQNFREFESQETQFKVNPEDFGEESSELLTRGDSIDSILVESNLTSQAQFAKPLNQFLITENIKCDEIKGELNMVTETCSSSFNSENNDVKKNNFSGIICQPSSEMDYKSGLAFSTQEDLKNHCISNEETDSLVQVGIGLESTRPPDLNFSLLKVVGFVETNVTGKAAFSCTWENKGDTNCVMGSTFNCSSESLEESAEILSAEKGNMCKELGCPERGYVHKNEVKIPDKEQTVDKEPQASVKSQILDANSYKKNAFLFQKFDCQESGCRTSTREVRTDPSRTGSLLAGGESKELNSSEGSGENALKRCKNDFDMSEQSNYSEEKDCSIQKVRYVKCSKCGPMFRKELRASKRIAVGGLETGAVVDADYELCELHSVMHPGNIFTVSHLKAGTMVDIDTCCELNSSGDTANEWSSVTEEGYARDSASWKREFILVTSENTEGDNELIDSNIAGCINDSEESLLKAGTSKESPVMPSASKNRLPLCKMLTRFSENCRLTVKTGKLNTRVLALGNFLEGNDSAKLQSNVEQGLLRSVDMGVSVFEEYNNNHASCNIRENNTDVIIDSSSRKKIFLKYLPNPALSDVKCSCQTVRQPSEPRKTVFEKLCMLESDSCALKKSSKFKCQEQEPSEISTVSIKTAAQVMHTKLSKRLFKSKRRTKTLEVTKPVLANADTSMPTKCSSEMINKIRQEIGPPLPPLLLPLIATPPKTAGIMSPVMSSTGQSSLLSPLDDLISPLHDTPVLPLISPLTDTPTVKSALLFSPPSPSEVAVGRRICSSPLKFCTSIPKHALPVPGRFPLFATDSASPGTPQENSVKILDTMYPELSARARTLNILKGNIQLNRCALSESQNLPGPVSQIRGFKAIASTSTAFVKTGSNLKSDSSKDEDKDVQNQQLFSNSSNHLEKRTLLQVSMPRSAKRLRLDSEPPKLEPNDTAAVRNTKNTISEMQKAFHGKRSEISDSSHSSSLEASLPVKKVIDPDCQKVSLALKKVAESCFDLLPVIKGHVYVGNISKIPIMRNEEKEVVYEFGIKNKHLAESLLHVILNKLKGQKNATNYNFSQALCRVYAGICQQLGDLERARLFCYSLLKEDFPDSEKMILFITNVWPDILVSQGAVNKAMQLVVRQSASNEMLACLSAYLSWEQSSSLDAGIMVSNLLLEMQSCTKVEFQLSEHYGEDLSEDAWQYIFAVDLLCSHLKWDWTHDNVISKVLWPSMDNWVKKRKGQETAQSIRDSVIALTLRLIGRLGQIGLKEGYLAAVKNISSVIGLFVQHAKEEGVPWGVQLAAIYSLCDLSSSNPEGIVEAIHAWRATVLNNIPSAVISGIAEITSLCEMELY